The Vitis riparia cultivar Riparia Gloire de Montpellier isolate 1030 chromosome 10, EGFV_Vit.rip_1.0, whole genome shotgun sequence genome includes a region encoding these proteins:
- the LOC117923185 gene encoding pentatricopeptide repeat-containing protein At3g13150-like encodes MVDKFKKSSDSKRFRSRYGYYEKAVLTLAKAKKFSFIEDILAHQEQYNEISTEVFAVRLITLYGKAGMFEHAHKLFDEMPKLNCERTVMSFNALLSACVNSKKFDKIDGFFQELPGSLGIVPDVVSYNIIVNAFCEMGSLDSALSVLDEMEKVGLEPDLITFNTLLNAFYHSGSYADGEKIWDLRKNN; translated from the coding sequence ATGGTCGACAAGTTCAAGAAATCCTCAGACTCCAAGCGATTCCGATCCCGCTACGGGTACTACGAGAAAGCGGTCCTCACACTAGCCAAGGCCAAAAAATTCTCATTCATCGAAGACATCCTGGCACACCAAGAACAGTACAATGAGATCTCCACCGAAGTCTTCGCGGTCAGACTCATTACTCTATATGGGAAAGCGGGCATGTTCGAGCATGCCCACAAACTGTTCGATGAAATGCCAAAGCTGAACTGCGAGCGCACCGTCATGTCTTTCAATGCTCTTTTGTCAGCGTGCGTTAATTCGAAGAAGTTTGATAAGATTGATGGGTTTTTCCAAGAGTTACCGGGGAGCTTAGGGATTGTCCCCGACGTCGTTTCATACAATATTATTGTTAATGCATTTTGTGAGATGGGGTCATTGGATTCAGCACTTTCGGTGCTTGATGAGATGGAGAAGGTTGGCTTGGAGCCTGATTTGATTACGTTTAATACCCTTCTCAACGCGTTTTATCACAGTGGTAGCTATGCTGATGGCGAGAAGATATgggatttaaggaaaaataattaa